The Pseudomonas protegens genome contains the following window.
AAGCACTGAAGATGGGCGGACGCCTGTTCGCCTCCAACTGCTCGGTGTGCCACGGCTCGGACGCCAAGGGTGCCTTCGGCTTCCCCAACCTGGCGGACGACAACTGGCGCTGGGGCGGCAGTGCCGACACCATCAAGGCCACCATCATGGGCGGCCGCATGGCAGCCATGCCGGCCTGGGGCGAAGTGCTCAAGGAAGCAGGCGTGAAGAACGTAGCGGCTTATGTCCGTCACGAACTGGCCGGCCTGCCTCTGCCAGCCGACAGCGACGCCGACCTGGTAGCCGGGCAGCAAGCGTTCAGCACCACCTGCGTGGCCTGTCACGGCGCCGACGGCAAGGGCACCCAGATCATGGGCGCGCCCGACCTGACCCAGCCGGCCGGCTTCATCTACGGCACCAGCCTGGCGCAACTGCAACAGACCATCCGTCATGGTCGCCAGGGCCACATGCCAGCGCAGAGCGAACTGCTCGGCAATGACAAGGTGCAACTGCTGGCCGCCTACGTGTACAGCCTGTCCCACCACAACAGCGACAAGCCACAAGCTGAAGGCGACAAGTAAAAAATCAACGGCAAGCTGCGAGATTTCACTTGCAGCTTGCCGCTTGAAGCTTTCCTCCCTGCCGCTTTGCGACCAAGTGTCGCACCCCTCTCCCCCGCCGCGTTTGCACTGATCCCAATCAGGTCTAAGCTTGCCCCGAAGTGGACTGGCAATGGCTGGTCACAGGCCATCGGTATCCCTGACGTTCGGAGCTTTCCTCAATGACAGGCCGCAAAGGCTGGTTTATACCGGCTGTCGACTGACTTACCGCCTGTCAGCTGATCCACGAGCTTCCACACACCCGGTTACAACTGACCTGACCCCCACGATTTTTTGTCCACTGCGACAGTTTGCCCGAGGACAATATTTGTCCCTACTCGGCATAGGGAAAGGCCGCAGAATCAGGCATGGAACGCATTGACCCAGGTCATAGCGCGTTGCAATGACCCCCTGCTTTCTCCATACTTGCGACCGATTTTTATCCCTAATAAAACACCCAAACCGTGGAACCTTAGAATGAGCACAGCAATCAGTCCGACTGCTTATAACTATAAGGTAGTCCGCCAGTTCGCCATCATGACGGTGGTCTGGGGGATCCTTGGCATGGGGCTCGGTGTCTTCATCGCGTCGCAACTGGTCTGGCCGGAGTTGAACTTCGGTCTGCCATGGACGACCTTTGGACGCCTGCGCCCGCTGCACACCAACCTGGTAATTTTCGCCTTCGGTGGATGTGCATTGTTTGCCACCTCCTACTATGTCGTGCAGCGAACCTGCCAGACGCGACTGATTTCCGACAGCCTCGCGGCCTTCACCTTCTGGGGCTGGCAAGCGGTGATCGTCGGCGCGATCGTGACCCTGCCACTGGGTTACACCACCACCAAGGAATACGCCGAACTGGAATGGCCCCTGGCTATCCTGCTGGCGATCGTCTGGGTCACCTACGGCCTGGTGTTCTTTGGCACCATCACCAAGCGCAAGACCAAGCACATCTACGTCGGCAACTGGTTCTACGGTGCCTTCATCGTGGTCACCGCGATGCTGCACATCGTCAACCACGCCTCCCTGCCGGTCAGCTTCTTCAAGTCCTACTCGGCCTACGCCGGTGCGACTGACGCGATGATCCAGTGGTGGTACGGCCACAACGCCGTGGGCTTCTTCCTGACCACCGGCTTCCTGGGGATGATGTACTACTTCGTACCCAAGCAGGCCGAGCGTCCGATCTACTCCTATCGCCTGTCCATCGTGCACTTCTGGGCGCTGATCACCCTGTACATCTGGGCCGGTCCGCACCACCTGCACTACACCGCACTGCCGGACTGGGCGCAGTCCCTGGGCATGGCCATGTCGATCATCCTGCTGGCTCCGAGCTGGGGCGGCATGATCAACGGCATGATGACCCTGTCGGGCGCCTGGCATAAGCTGCGCACCGACCCGATCCTGCGGTTCCTGGTGGTGTCCCTGGCGTTCTACGGCATGTCGACCTTCGAAGGTCCGATGATGGCGATCAAGACCGTCAACTCGCTGTCGCACTACACCGACTGGACCATCGGCCACGTACACGCCGGCGCTCTGGGCTGGGTAGCGATGATCTCCATCGGCGCCCTGTACCACCTGATCCCGAAAGTCTTCGGCCGTCAGCAGATGCACAGCATCGGCCTGATCAACACCCACTTCTGGCTGGCGACCATCGGTACCGTGCTGTACATCGCCTCGATGTGGGTCAACGGCATCACTCAGGGCCTGATGTGGCGTGCAATCAACGATGACGGCACCCTCACCTACTCCTTCGTCGAAGCGCTGCAAGCCAGTCACCCGGGCTTTATCGTCCGCGCCCTGGGCGGTGCGTTCTTCGCCACCGGCATGCTGATCATGGCGTACAACGTGTTCCGCACCGTTCGCGCCTCGAACCCGGCTGAAGCTGAAGCCGCCGCTCAGATCGCTGTAGTTGGAGCTCACTGATGAAGCACGAAGTAGTCGAGAAGAACATTGGCCTGCTGGCCTTCTTCATGGTCATCGCCGTCAGCATTGGCGGCCTGACCCAGATCGTCCCGCTGTTCTTCCAGGACGTCACCAACAAGCCGGTGGAAGGCATGAAGCCGCGCACCGCCCTGGAACTGGAAGGCCGCGACGTGTACATCGCCAACGGCTGTGTCGGCTGCCACTCGCAGATGATCCGTCCGTTCCGTGCTGAAACCGAACGTTATGGCCACTACTCGGTGGCCGGTGAAAGCGTCTGGGATCACCCGTTCCTGTGGGGTTCCAAGCGTACCGGTCCGGACCTGGCCCGAGTGGGCGGTCGCTACTCCGATGACTGGCAGCGTGCGCACCTGTACAACCCGCGCAACGTGGTCCCCGAGTCGAAGATGCCGGCTTATCCGTTCCTCGTAGAAAACAAGCTCGACGGCAAAGACACCGCGAAGAAAATGGAAGTCTTGCGCAAGCTCGGCGTCCCTTACACCGACGAAGACATCGCCGGCGCCAAGGATGCTGTGAAGGGCAAAACCGAAATGGACGCGCTGGTAGCCTATCTGCAAGGCCTGGGCACCATCATCAAAAGCAAACGGTGATCTAGATGGATATCGGGATGATTCGTGGCCTGGGCACCCTTGTTGTGATGGTGGCCTTCATCGGCTTGGCGCTCTGGGTGTTCAGCCCCAAGCGCAAGTCCGAGTTTGAAGACGCAACCTTGCTGCCGTTCGCGGATGATCCCGACGCCATCAAGCACGTCGAGCAAGCTTCTAGGAGTAACAAAGAATGACTACGTTCTGGAGTCTGTACGTCACAGCCCTCAGTCTGGGTACCATCTTCGCCCTGACCTGGCTGCTGCTGTCGACCCGCAAGGGCCAGCGCGCCGAGCAGACCGACGAGACGGTCGGCCACTCCTTCGACGGGATCGAGGAGTACGACAACCCACTGCCGAAATGGTGGTTCATGCTGTTCGTCGGCACCATCGTCTTCGCCCTGGGTTACCTGGTGCTGTACCCGGGCCTGGGCAACTGGAAAGGCGTCCTGCCGGGCTACAACTACCTGGATAACGAGAAGCAGACCCCATTCGCCAACGGCCAGTCCGGCTGGACCGGCGTGCACGAGTGGGAAAAGGAAATGGCCAAGTCGGATGCCAAGTTTGGTCCGATCTTCGCCAAATACGCTGCGATGCCTATCGAAGAAGTGGCCAAGGACCCGCAAGCCCTGAAAATGGGCGGTCGCCTGTTCGCTTCCAACTGCTCGGTCTGCCACGGCTCCGACGCCAAGGGCGCCTATGGCTTCCCCAACCTGACCGACGCCGACTGGCGCTGGGGTGGCGAGCCGGAGACCATCAAGGCCACCATCATGGGCGGTCGCCACGCGGTGATGCCGGCCTGGCTGGACGCGATCAAGGAACAAGGCGTCAGCGACGTTGCCGCTTATGTCCTGACCAACCTCGACGGTCGCAAGCTGCCGGAAGGCATCAAGGCCGACCCGGTCAATGGCCAGAAACTGTTCGCCGCCAACTGCGCGGTCTGCCACGGTCCGGAGGGCAAAGGCACCCCAGCCATGGGCGCGCCCAACCTGACCCACCCGGCAGCCTTCATCTACGGTTCGAGCTTTGCGCAACTGCAGCAGACCATTCGTTACGGCCGTCAGGGCGTGATGCCTGCGCAGGAACAACTGCAAGGCAACGACAAGGTTCACCTGCTGGCGGCTTATGTCTACAGCCTGTCCCACGGTGACAAGCAGGCCGACGCCGAGTAAGACCGACGCCTGAAAGCAACACCCGACGGCCCCGCCAATCAACCTTGGCGGGGCCGTTTTGTTTGCGCCTGGCATCGAGTGATGCGCGACGGCGGATCAGCCTTTCCGGCAACCCGGTCGCCAGGTTTCGACAATATGGCGGACGTCAAAACCTGCGGCGTACACCTGCCCGCTCCCCGGAAGAATTGAACGGCGCGACGGGCAAAAGAGTCCATAATCCACAAGTCAATTGATTCAAGTCATTACACCATCAGTTGATTTCTCCCAACGCGACCAAAGGTCGCACCCTTGCGCTAGAGCTACAGGCGTATCATTGCGCCACTGCAACACCCCTTTTGACCGCGGTCGGCACGTACTGACCGAGGCATTTTTCCACTGCCGTGGGATGCAATGATGAGCAACCAGATTCCCGTACAAGACGTTACCCCGCCTGCCAAAAACGCGACCAACAGCGTCGATCTCTACGCCTCCAGGGAAAAAATCTACACCCGCGCCTTCACCGGCCTGTTCCGCAATCTGCGCATGCTTGGCGGCGCCGGATTGTTCCTCCTGTACTTCGGCACCGTGTGGCTCAACTGGGGCGGCCACCAGGCGGTCTGGTGGAACCTGCCGGAGCGCAAGTTCTTCATCTTTGGCGCCACGTTCTGGCCCCAGGATTTCATCCTGCTCTCGGGCCTGTTGATCATTGCCGCCTTTGGCCTGTTCTTCATCACCGTCTATGCCGGACGTATCTGGTGCGGCTACACCTGTCCGCAGAGCGTCTGGACCTGGATCTTCATGTGGTGCGAAAAGGTCACCGAAGGCGACCGCAACCAGCGCATCAAGCTGGACAAGGCGCCCATGAGCGCCAACAAATTCCTGCGCAAGCTGAGCAAGCACAGCCTCTGGCTGCTGATCGGCTTCGTCACCGGCATGACCTTCGTCGGCTACTTCTCGCCGATCCGTGAACTGGTCATCGACTTCTTCACCGGCCAGGCCGATGGCTGGTCGTATTTCTGGGTCGGTTTCTTCACCCTGGCCACCTACGGCAACGCCGGTTGGCTGCGCGAGCAAGTGTGCATCTACATGTGCCCCTACGCGCGCTTCCAGAGCGTGATGTTCGACAAGGACACCCTGATCGTCTCCTACGACCCGCGCCGTGGCGAAAGCCGTGGTCCGCGCAAGAAAGGCGCCGACTACAAGGCCCAGGGCCTGGGCGACTGCATCGACTGCACCATGTGCGTCCAGGTCTGCCCGACCGGCATCGACATCCGCGACGGCCTGCAGATCGAATGCATCGGCTGCGCTGCCTGCATCGACGCCTGCGACAGCATCATGGACAAGATGGAGTATCCGCGCGGGCTCATCAGCTACACCACCGAGCACAACCTCTCCGGACAGAAAACCCATAAACTGCGCCCACGCCTGATTGGCTACGCCCTGGTGCTGCTGGCCATGATCAGCCTGCTGATCACCGCGTTCTTCATGCGCTCGCTGGTGGGTTTCGATGTCAGCAAGGACCGCGTGCTGTACCGCGAGAACGCCGAAGGGCGGATCGAGAACGTCTACAGCCTGAAGATCATGAACAAGGACCAGCGCGATCACACCTATGTGCTCGACGCCGCCGGCCTGCCGGACCTGAAGCTGCAGGGCAAGCGCGAAATCCACGTGGTGGCCGGCGATATCGTCAGCATGCCGGTGGAGCTGTCGATTGCTCCGGAACACCTGCCCTCGACCACCAACGAGGTGAAGTTCATCCTTGAGGATGCCGACGACAGCAGCGTCCACATTGAAGCCAAGAGCCGATTCATCGGCCCCCAAATCCGTTAAGAGCCAAGAGAAGTGATCATGCCCGCAGCCACCGCCACCAGCCCCTGGTACAAACACCTCTGGCCCTGGATCATCATTGGCATTCTCGCCTGTTCGGTGACCCTGACCCTGTCCATGGTGACCATTGCCGTGAACAATCCGGACAACCTGGTCAACGACAACTACTACGAGGCCGGCAAGGGCATCAACCGCTCCCTGGACCGCGAACTGCTGGCCCAGACCCTGAAGATGCGCGCCAGCGTGCACCTCGACGAACTGACCGGCGAAGTGGAACTGCGCCTGAGCGGCGACAGCCAGCCCAAGACCCTGGAGCTGAACCTGATTTCGCCGACCCAGCCGGAGAAAGACCGCAAGATCACCCTGGCCCGCAGCGAAACCGAACACGGCCGCTACATCGGCCAGTTGAGCGATCAGGTCGAAGGCCGACGCTTCGTCGAGTTGCTGGGCGTCGAAGGCGACAAGACCTGGCGCATGTTCGAAGAGGAACAGGTCAGCCACGACAAGGACCTGTTGCTGGGTGACGAGCCGCTGCAAGGGGCGGAAGACCTGAACTGATCGCCCCCGTCGTCCATCGCCGGTGCGCCGCCTCCCCCCTTTTTCAGGGCTGGAGTCGAGCGGCCGGCGATGAGTTTTTCCCCGACCACAAAGATCGCCGATGACCACGCCACTGCCCTGCTACCACTGCGCCCTGCCGGTTCCCGCCGGCAGCCGGTTCACCGCCGTCGTGCTCGGCGAATCCCGGGAGTTCTGCTGTCCTGGCTGCCAGGCAGTGGCCGAGGCCATCGTCGCCGGCGGCCTGGAGCACTACTACAGCCACCGCAGTGAAGCCTCGGCCAACCCCGAAGCCCTGCCCGTGCAGTTGGTTGACGAACTGGCACTGTACGACCGTGCCGACGTGCAGCAGCCTTTCGTCCGTCACCAAGGCGAACTGGCCGAAACCACTCTGCTCATGGAAGGCATCAGTTGCGCCGCCTGCGGCTGGCTGATCGAAAAACACCTGCGCAGCCTGCCGGCAGTGGCCGAGGCCCGACTCAACCTGTCCAACCATCGCCTGCATGTGCGCTGGGCCGACAGTCAACTGCCCCTGAGCCAGGTGCTCAGCGAGCTGCGCCACATCGGCTACGCAGCCCACCCCTACC
Protein-coding sequences here:
- a CDS encoding FixH family protein, with the translated sequence MPAATATSPWYKHLWPWIIIGILACSVTLTLSMVTIAVNNPDNLVNDNYYEAGKGINRSLDRELLAQTLKMRASVHLDELTGEVELRLSGDSQPKTLELNLISPTQPEKDRKITLARSETEHGRYIGQLSDQVEGRRFVELLGVEGDKTWRMFEEEQVSHDKDLLLGDEPLQGAEDLN
- the ccoN gene encoding cytochrome-c oxidase, cbb3-type subunit I, translated to MSTAISPTAYNYKVVRQFAIMTVVWGILGMGLGVFIASQLVWPELNFGLPWTTFGRLRPLHTNLVIFAFGGCALFATSYYVVQRTCQTRLISDSLAAFTFWGWQAVIVGAIVTLPLGYTTTKEYAELEWPLAILLAIVWVTYGLVFFGTITKRKTKHIYVGNWFYGAFIVVTAMLHIVNHASLPVSFFKSYSAYAGATDAMIQWWYGHNAVGFFLTTGFLGMMYYFVPKQAERPIYSYRLSIVHFWALITLYIWAGPHHLHYTALPDWAQSLGMAMSIILLAPSWGGMINGMMTLSGAWHKLRTDPILRFLVVSLAFYGMSTFEGPMMAIKTVNSLSHYTDWTIGHVHAGALGWVAMISIGALYHLIPKVFGRQQMHSIGLINTHFWLATIGTVLYIASMWVNGITQGLMWRAINDDGTLTYSFVEALQASHPGFIVRALGGAFFATGMLIMAYNVFRTVRASNPAEAEAAAQIAVVGAH
- a CDS encoding CcoQ/FixQ family Cbb3-type cytochrome c oxidase assembly chaperone, whose product is MDIGMIRGLGTLVVMVAFIGLALWVFSPKRKSEFEDATLLPFADDPDAIKHVEQASRSNKE
- the ccoP gene encoding cytochrome-c oxidase, cbb3-type subunit III, whose protein sequence is MTTFWSTWICVLTIGSLIGLTWLLVGTRKGETKGSVDQTMGHAFDGIEEYDNPLPQWWFLLFAGTLVFSVGYLILYPGLGNWKGILPGYEDGWTQTKEWEKEMAKADVKFGPIFAKFAAMPVEEVAKDPQALKMGGRLFASNCSVCHGSDAKGAFGFPNLADDNWRWGGSADTIKATIMGGRMAAMPAWGEVLKEAGVKNVAAYVRHELAGLPLPADSDADLVAGQQAFSTTCVACHGADGKGTQIMGAPDLTQPAGFIYGTSLAQLQQTIRHGRQGHMPAQSELLGNDKVQLLAAYVYSLSHHNSDKPQAEGDK
- the ccoO gene encoding cytochrome-c oxidase, cbb3-type subunit II; the protein is MKHEVVEKNIGLLAFFMVIAVSIGGLTQIVPLFFQDVTNKPVEGMKPRTALELEGRDVYIANGCVGCHSQMIRPFRAETERYGHYSVAGESVWDHPFLWGSKRTGPDLARVGGRYSDDWQRAHLYNPRNVVPESKMPAYPFLVENKLDGKDTAKKMEVLRKLGVPYTDEDIAGAKDAVKGKTEMDALVAYLQGLGTIIKSKR
- the ccoP gene encoding cytochrome-c oxidase, cbb3-type subunit III, which produces MTTFWSLYVTALSLGTIFALTWLLLSTRKGQRAEQTDETVGHSFDGIEEYDNPLPKWWFMLFVGTIVFALGYLVLYPGLGNWKGVLPGYNYLDNEKQTPFANGQSGWTGVHEWEKEMAKSDAKFGPIFAKYAAMPIEEVAKDPQALKMGGRLFASNCSVCHGSDAKGAYGFPNLTDADWRWGGEPETIKATIMGGRHAVMPAWLDAIKEQGVSDVAAYVLTNLDGRKLPEGIKADPVNGQKLFAANCAVCHGPEGKGTPAMGAPNLTHPAAFIYGSSFAQLQQTIRYGRQGVMPAQEQLQGNDKVHLLAAYVYSLSHGDKQADAE
- the ccoG gene encoding cytochrome c oxidase accessory protein CcoG, with amino-acid sequence MSNQIPVQDVTPPAKNATNSVDLYASREKIYTRAFTGLFRNLRMLGGAGLFLLYFGTVWLNWGGHQAVWWNLPERKFFIFGATFWPQDFILLSGLLIIAAFGLFFITVYAGRIWCGYTCPQSVWTWIFMWCEKVTEGDRNQRIKLDKAPMSANKFLRKLSKHSLWLLIGFVTGMTFVGYFSPIRELVIDFFTGQADGWSYFWVGFFTLATYGNAGWLREQVCIYMCPYARFQSVMFDKDTLIVSYDPRRGESRGPRKKGADYKAQGLGDCIDCTMCVQVCPTGIDIRDGLQIECIGCAACIDACDSIMDKMEYPRGLISYTTEHNLSGQKTHKLRPRLIGYALVLLAMISLLITAFFMRSLVGFDVSKDRVLYRENAEGRIENVYSLKIMNKDQRDHTYVLDAAGLPDLKLQGKREIHVVAGDIVSMPVELSIAPEHLPSTTNEVKFILEDADDSSVHIEAKSRFIGPQIR